The genome window GCACGGACAACCCCAGGGACACCATGCATATCGTATGCTATAACATATGAATGGCACCCCCTGCAGTTGTGCAACCCAGCAGCCCTGTACTTGCCACCTCTCAACACACTGGGACCAAGCTTTTGTCACCACTGCTCCACTGAAACTGCCCTCATCAAGACCCCCACTAACTCCTGCATGCAATTAATCACCTCCATGTTCCTTCAACATGTCCAGGCCTGAGTCATCGTTTTTCCCATCTGAATTTGGATTTTCTCTGGTGTTGCCCATTCTGATTAATGCTACTCCCACCCACATGGTTATGGAGATCATACAGACTCTCTGTCCCCTTCACCTTTCCCCTAAAGGAATAGGTGGCCAAGATCTACCAGTCCCACCTCTTCGATACCCTCCCCCCCATCTATCCCCTCCTCTCTGTTTCCTCCATCACCACCCACTTTGGGTCCTCACCATGCCTCACCAGGACTATTTGCCACAACCTCCTGGTCAGTTTCTTTGCCTCCAgtgtccctcccccacccccaaataacCCTCCCTGTGGCTGACTGAGTTGAGGggtctaaaatgcaaatctgagcACTTAATTTCACCAGCTGATGGTTCCCCAGTGCCTGTAAGAAAACACTCAAAGCCTTAGCTTAAACCAGGAGGTTCTTCATGATCTTGCCCCTGCCGCCTGTTCCAGTCCCACTTCTCCCCTTTCACATCCATGCCGCCTCTCTCCTCCAGCCCCCAGATCCATCTGCCTTCCCTTACATGCCAAGCTGTCCCATGTCTCTGGGCCTTTGTGCATGCTGGTTCCTTGTCCCAGAATGTTCTTCTTTCACTTTGCTCCTTCAAAGCAGCTCAAGTGTCCTCCTGCAAAGCCTCTCTGGGCCACTGAGACCCTGCACAAGCTTCTAACATAGCACCTGTCACTGGACAGCATTTCAGTGACTGTTTCTCCTACAAGAATGAAAGGGTAAATGTGACATTTTCCTCTTTGTACCTTTTGTGCCCAGAGCAGTGCCAAGTACCTAGTAGATGCTGGATGCACATTTGTTGGACTAAattgaaaggaacaaaatatatgattTATTAAATTATGCTGAGTGGAGGTTGGAAGACTTAGAAACTGAGTTCTATTGCAGGTATAATAAGATCTGAGTCCACAGTTCAAACCTGGGGCAAACAGACAGCACATGTAACAGAACAAGCACTGTGCGGTGTGATGCAATGGCAAGAAGAAGTAGGACACCCACACTGAGGGAGTGTCTGTCAGTCCACTCGGGCCGAATGGACTGCCACGCAAGGCTGTTGATCTGGAGATGCCCCCAGGGCAAACAGGAGGAGGCCCTCAGGAAACCAGGGTTCTAGGCTCACCCAGTTCAGTCACTCTCTGTTCTCTTGACATGACTCTGTCATGTCAGCTCTGGGCTTCAGTCTTCTCTTCTGTCAAGTGGAGGGAGCAATCTTCAAGCTGGCTTCTCTCATTAATTACCTGGGCATATCACTGTCATTGAAGGTATTACATTCAGTGCTCATTTCATAGCAAGCTCTTTGAGAGCAGAAGCTCCTCTTGATTTATCTTTGTATACTTTGTACCTGCAaatgcctaacacatagtaaCGGTGTTCAGTAAATTTTTGGTGAGtaaatgaatgcatgaacaaATGGATTTCTACTCATATGAAAGAAACGTGAAAGCATGTGAAAGACGTTTGAAGAAGCATAATATCCAAACATGAGATGGCAGTGGTGGCGATGGTGGCCTGAAGCTAAGCAGACACTTGGGAGACATTATACAGAACCTAAAGGAAAGCCAGCTGTACATGCAtatgattttaacttttattttcagcCTTGTTATCTTCTTAGCTTGGTCGTATTAGACTGTTGTGATTCCCTTCTCTGCTATCTTCAGCCTACAACTCTAGGGTGTTGTAGACTCAGGGCGACAAACCAAATAGGAAGCCGAAAGCAAGGGGATGTGGTCAGGAGACAAGGCAGAGGACCATGAAAATATTCAACATGCAGTCATTCAGTCTTTAggcaaacattcattgagcacctgcCATGGGCAGGCCCTGTGAGAATACGACAGGCAACCAGACATGATCCTTCTCCTCCTTGGCTCAGCTCTACAGCACACACACAACACCTATGCACACTCACAGGTGTCTcccacctgcctccttccccGCTCCTCATCCCACCCCAGAATTGGAACCGAAGTTACCCACACTCTGAAATAGCCTCACGGCTGGAAGGGACCTCAGAGTCAAGTCTGATAGCAGCCTTATACAAACCAGGCACCCGGGGCACAGAGAGCTTGAGCCCACCAGCTACAAGGGGAGGAACTAGGACTAGAATAGAAGATGAGGCTTCTTACAttttccacctctctctctcccagtggCTCCCTGCTTATATATGAGACATCTCATCCAAGGCTTTAGGGAGGGGGAGACAATCCCCTTAGCACTGCAGGTAAAAAGCCAGGAGACCGGAAGTCCACCGAGGCCTTGGCCTCCAGCACTGCCCCACATATTATTTTGTTGGCCTGCTGCTACTCTGGGCAGGCAGAACATTTTCACTTCTGGTCCCCAAGTGTGAGAATTcaccaggctgctggcttcctgttTTGTACCAGAtctgctcaaatatcaccacGTCTAGATGGTTTTTGATCTCtaagcagttttttaaaatatgataagaatattttcatttgctCCTACTTTGAGTTTCTCAGATCACCCCTGGAGTAGAGCAAGGGATATTATAAGACTCTTGCCTCTTGGCTTCTGTCACCTGGCCCCCTGCACTGCCACTGGCATGGGATAATGTCAGTAAGACTGGAAGAAAAAGCTACAGTGGAAAAGAGCCCCCTCCTCAACTGCCCAgtctcatcatggttttgatcATCTGTTAGGTTATGCCTTAGATAGAAAAAGTCATCATCTGCATGTGCTTGTTTCCAGAAATGTATCTGATCATGAGCACAGGATTGAATGTGGTTGAGGATGGGGAGAGAAGACCAAAAGTTTTGGTTTTCAGAGCTCCCAGGATTGGACAAGGGATGAACCAGTGCCTCGAAGAGACTGAGCAATTCTGCAACATAATTTCTTGAGAAGTTCTTGGCTGTGGCCAGAGCTGTACAAGGCACACAGAGAACTCCAAAGAGGTATAAGAAGGATCCATCAAGCAGGAGAGAGCAAGACTTATCTTGAAAGAGACTGGACTCCCCCTCGGAGCCTGGCACAGCTCCTGGCACATTAGAGAagctaaatgaatgaacaaatgaatgcaaGGAAATCATCCATAATTAAGTTTTGGGAGCCAGAGAGTATTTGTAAGTAAAATCAGAAGAAAGCAAGATCCATAGGTCTTGAagaaggcttccaggaggagTGAAATTTGAGCTGGCATGAAGAACGGACAGAATTTGGTGATTTGGAAgttggtggggggggagggggcttgtaaaaaaataaaagcaagaatgAGGAATGGGTCAGTGAGAGGCTCAGAGCTGAGGATGGGGCCTGGGGAGACATGGGCTCACCACACTAGGTGGCCCAGAGAAGAGAGTAGAGACTGACTAGAGGGAGGAGCCTGGTTTCTTGGGGGCCAACGATTGCAGGGTAGCTGCTGGCTTGGACTGAGGCTGGAAGTGGGTGACAAAAGATCCTAAAGTAAGTAAGTCCTTGCCTGGCCTTGAGCAAACCATTGCAGTGCGTTTGAGCCTCTgacccccgccccccgccccatgaggctgggaggaggaggcGAGGCTGTGTGTACGAAGCCCGTCTTAGTGCGTGCACAGCAAACATTAATGTTTCCTCTTCAGGTAAAGAACGGCTCAGTTGGGAATGGTCCAGTCTTGGATCCTGCTCAGATATACACAGGGTCAAGAAGAGGCTGAGTAGTATTTAGAATCCTAGACCACCGGGGTCTAGAGGAGCTGCAGCAGTTACCTTCCAACTGCCACCCCCTAACTGAGAAAGATATAACTACACTTTGTCCTTGCATCATTTAATtgtttattaagtacctactatgtgccaggccatATGCTAAACACTGAGAATGCAGAGATTATCTTTTTAAACAGATGTGGTTCTTGTTCTCCTACAGGTAAGAGCCAGGTCGAACCTTGGAGAAATAGTCAAATCTTTTGACTTTCAGATGCTGAAACAGATGCCCAGAAAGGTGGAGGGAGTAGTCCATGGCCACACAGCATGGCAGGGCAGAGTCAGACCACACCCTATTCTACAGGGTTCATTTCTCACCCCGCTAAGCCCTGAGGACAGGTTGAAGTCATGCTGTATTTGTAAGGCCACAGACTCTGCTCAGGCCCCAACACAGCCTGTGACCAGCTGTGGAGCCTTGGAAAAAGCATGCTACTTCTCTGACCCTTGGTCTCCCCACATGTGAAGTGGTGCCAGCAAGAATTCCTGTGTCATAGAGTTTGCCACAAGGCTCTTCTCTATTTGGCaagcatttgttgagcacctcctatgtgctCCAGTTTTAGGGGTCACTAAAGACCTATGGGACATAAACTTGCCCCCAAAGGGCTCAGCCTGGTTGGAGAACAGGACACGTGAAGGAAACGTGGCCATCTGCAATTAGCATTAAAATGATGCTATCAAGTCCTGAGGGAAAGCACAGGAAAGGTGGGATGTGAGCCACAGCATAGAGACTAGATGTGGCTgggagaggcaggggtgggggaagaagagagcATTCCAGGCTAGAGAACAGCCCTGGCAAAGGCACCAAAGAGGAATAGAGTGGCAGGGTAACTGGGAGTGGCTGGTCCACAGAGCTGCTGAGGGGAGGGGAGCCGGTGCTGGGGGAGGCCTTGGCACAGCCATGGGTCTGGAGGCCCAGCCAGGGTTCTGCCCAGCCAGACCTGTGGTCAGATTTCTAGGTGTCTGCTCCCTAATCATTTCTGATCAAGCCGGAATCTGCCACTTCAGAGCCTGCAACAGAAATATGTAGAGTCCTAGGGTGGGGCCCGGGCTCAAGGATGAAGAAAGCTCAGCTAGCCAGTGGGCGGAAGTAAGGAAAACGGAGGGGAGGCAGAGGGCACAGGGAGCACGTCAGCGGGCCCTAAAAGAGGAAGCAGCCCAGTCTCAGTTCCGCCCCTGAGGATGGGAAATACCCTCCATTCTCCCAGCCCTGGACAGATGTCCTTGTGTCTTCATCTGAAGCCACTGACCTGGGCCAGAACCACCTGTGTCCCAGGCCCCACCCTCCTTTCAAGCTTCCCCAAGGTCGCTGAGTCCTGAGCATTTCCAGGGGCCGAGGGCAGCCATGCATGGACTGCAGCCCCAGGATCCAGGCTGAGCAGGGTTTAGTCGAGTGTGTTATTTGGGGGCAGGACACCCCGCGGGTTAACAAGGGGGGCCCAGCCCTCAGAACTGAAGTCCAAGGAAGAAGGAAGTGAAAGTCAGCCCATCTCCCCTCACCCTGTCTCTCACAAGAGGCCTTCAAGGAAGGAGAGGGTCCAAAATCACGGAGGGCTCCTCACCACCCCCACCAACAGGAATAGAGGACCCAGCTGAAGACCTCCGAAGCTGGAGCCCTGGTTCACTAAGTCAAAGCCTGGCTGTGCTGGGAGAATGGCCCCCAGACCCTGGCAGGAAATGGGGGATAGGTGCTGGTAAGGCCCCTctgctttcttcctcttcaatCTGCTAGAGCCcacagcaagcaagcaagaaggCCCCAGGGACGGGAGGATAAGAAGACAAATCATATGACTTCCCTTCTCCCTGTCGCAGTCCCAGGCCTCTGCATCTGTTGGCCCTGTGGCTGGAATGCTGGCAGAGGGGCTGGCGGCTGGCAGTTCTAACTGTGGGTTTCAGCAGCAGCAGGTCCCCTCCTCATGCCCTGCTCCGTTCCCAGCTGCCCCAGGAGCTGAGTCTCTCTGGATTGAGCAACTCTGTGTTAAGCACCCGCCAGGCTGACGTCCAGTGTGAGCTCCGCCTCCATTCCAGTCGGGCACAGGCTGGAGGAAGAAGTGGTGACTCAAGGGGCAAGCTGCCCTTGCTGTCCACCACGCTGAGGCCCgttcctgcccccccccccccttgtGCGGTGCCTGGTTTGCTCAGCCTCGCCTGGTTCCTCTCTCCACTCCCACCATTTCTGGTCCACTTTCTGCCTCACAGGGCGGTCTTTGCACAGGAAACTCAGAATGCTGTGAGATaattctctccccactcccctatATCTACCCCATCATAGGAGCCTAGACAGTGAGAACATGTTTCTAGAATGTTCTCAGCATGGCCCATCAAAATCAGAAGCTGGCTATGTTTGGGAGGCACTGTGGCCTGTCAGCAGTAGGGAGAACAGGCCCAGGTAGGGAGCACAATGGGGTTGGGAGACAGGAGATGAgcgaggggggagggaggaaagtgtCAGAACTGCACACAGAGGGGGCAGGCAGAGCAAAGGCCCAAGCTCAGTCTTCAGGGAAGTTGGCCTCTGGTGGGGAGGTTTAAAACCATGTCTGGAATCACCTCCGTTTCCACATAACTCTGCCTGTTGAAAATATGACTGTCTTTCAGGCCCCTGGTGTCAACCCTACAAGGGGAAGTGACTAGGGATGTCCCATGAAGGAGCTCCCCTCTGGAGTCTGGGGGCCCTGCCCACACTGGGCTGCGCCGGGCAGGACCTTGCTCTCCAGGACACCTGCAATTCCTCCTGCAGACCCAGGGGCTTCCTGGGATCCAGTCCTTTCTCCCTAGGGAATGGCCACCtcagttggtttttttgttgctgCCCAGTCAGACTCCATCCCCAGGCCTGACTTTCCCCAGGACTCAGGGAGGACAGCCCCGGTGAGCCTAGGAGGGGCAGGTGCTGATCCAGGAGACCCCTCctgcagaaaaagaagagaaatggtgAAAAGAGATGAGGTTTGGGAAGGATTCCTTTAACCATCTCACCTGGCTGGGCTTCTCCTGAGCAAGAGGGGACAGAAGGGGAAACACACAGAGAAGCTGGATGTGGggaggaaatgaaagagaaaccaAGGGTCCATGCTGGACTGCTGGAGGGAGACAACGTTTGGATGGGAAAAAGCAACTGAGATGAGGAGCAGGGATGGGCTTGAAGGCAGGGGGAGGGAAGGTGTGGCAAAGGGTTAGTGACCACAAAGCAGGGAAGGCTCCTAGGCTCAGAAAGTTCAGAAACTGAAGCTCTGAAAAGACTGGCCATCTGGAGATTTCATCTCAGAACAAAGGCTCTGCTCTGGAAGCTTCCATCTGAATAGAAACAGAATCTGCCCCGGAAGGAAAGGCAGAGAACAGATTGAATGGGCAAGTGAAAATGGAACAGGCCCAGTGCTAGAAGGAGGTGGGGACATGACCCCAGGCCTTCCTTCCTGAGATCATCACCAGAGGGTAGGATAGACTGAATAATCACTTTGGGTTTCCAGTGATCCTTGGTGCTAGGTTTGGGGGCCAGAACACTCTTAGGACCTTACTTGGACATCAGACTCACTCAGGAATTCTCCAACCTTCCCACTCACCTCTCCAGGGCTCCGGAAGCCTGATGCTTCCCCTATCAGACTAGCCCATTGGAGAACTTCATGTAGCCGCCATGGGCACTGCTGATGTCGCCACTGATGGTGAAAGGTGGCCCCATCTCCAGCTCTTTCAGGTTCCTGAGAAAGATCATCCAATCAAGCCAATAAGGCTGAGAACCTAGCCTCTCCCTGGGACTCCATCTCCCTAGACTAGAACAGAGGAAGAAATTCCTGGCAGTGGGGGGATTTCCAGGCCACTGATCAATGACTTCCAGAAGAGGACTCACTCCATCTCTCAGAGCCAGACGAGGAGCAGGTAGCAGGCAAGAGATGAGATGCCTTACCCCTAAAAGACTTTCTGAATCCCGCCCCCTGAATCCCACTCCCCGAATCCCTGACTTCCTTCATTTGCACCTCTCTTTTGACACCATACTATTCCTGAGATTGCATTATTTGCAATCAGACCTGTCTCCAGCACAGACAGTGAAATGCTTGAAGACAGAGACTGCCCAGTCGTCTTTGTACCCTTAGAAATTAATACCGCAATACTGGCTGCAAGAGAACCTTACTGAATAAatgatgaatggatgagtgaatgaatgaatgaatggatggatggatggatggatggatgttcCCTGCCTGAGGGTGAATGTTGAGAGGATTTCTGTCGTCAGGGTCTCACACGGTCCTGTCCATGTTCAAGTTTTTATTcatggaactttaaaaaatggactCTCTAGCCCCTCTCTTTTTGGCTCTGGGGCATGGaaaggagacagggaagggaaggagtaAGTTCTGGCTCCATATTTGATTCTTCCTCTATCACATCTAAACCTCAACCCCCATCCCACCCAGACCTACCCTAGATCTACTCACCGGATTTGGTACAAGTTGAAGACAAAATTAGGCCCTAGGAAGACAATCCAAAAAGAGCATGGTTAGCACCTCCAAGGGATACTGCTGATTACCCTTCTGGGGGCATCTCGTGCTCCCCCATCCCTGTCTGGAGGAGAGGGGGACTGGGCTGGGTCTTGAGATACTGTGGGAGGGTCCCACACTCCTTCAGGGCCCTCCCATTAAGAACCCTGCTTGCCCTGGGAAGGAGACATCCTAACTTGGAGCTCAAAAGAACGAGACCTGGGCTTGAATCTGGACTCCACCAATTTCCAGTCCTGTGGCTCTAGCCTCATGTTCCCATCTATAGAAAATGGGGGCTATAATAACTTCTTCCTCATgtggaattttaaagaaaaccgTATTAGGCAAAAGTgcactggcacatagtaggtgctcaacaaatattcatgGAATCTGTTAGGGTTAACCATAgatctgggaaattttctgtacCTCTTGGCGTTCCAGCATGCCCTCCCAGTTTCCCCAGGATTCTATGAAAAGTCCAGATATGTCTCAGAGTTGAGAATACCATAGTGAATCCCTGAAGACACCCGTGAAGCTGAAACATCAGCAAGCCTAGGGAAGGCCCCAAGACCCCCAGACCGGGGCAGAGATGCACAGGAGCCAGGCTGGGACCACTGGGAGCTTGGCTTGCGTAGCTCATTGCCCTTGGCCTTGGGGCCCACGCCGACCCCTGGGATGGATTCCTGTGGGATCTGAGGGCAGAAGAAGCTTGCTGCttgctggggtgggaggagctCCCATTCCCTCGATAAAGGCCCGCTGCCCCACCCCAGCACTTCAGCTGCTCAGCCACCCCCTCAAGTCTTCAACCGCTGCAACCACCACAGGAAATATTTTTGTGTCCTGCCCAGCCTCGCCAGCTGCTGCAGGAGAGGAGGGGTTGGGCAGAGCTGGGGTGACAGGCTCCGGTACTCACTCACCCTCCCAGCAGTACCCACGCTGGTACCACTTGGCCAGGCTGTAACCAAGGAAGGAGACGAGCAGTAGCAACAGCCCCACGCCAAGGATCAGGCCCAAGGTGCTGAGGGAGTCCTCACCTGTGGAGAGAGACCCATCAGGAGGGGCCGCCTGGAGAGCCCCAAGAGAACAGAGCCAAGGATCCCTGGTCCCTTCCCCTTCGTCAAGCCTGTGTACCCAGTGGCTGGGTGTTAACCCCTGGGCTCTATTTGCTGTTTGTACTTACCACTTCTTCTCTTTTTGTGGTATGAGCTCTCAGCTAAATTTATATTTCGTTTGTGAAGTCTAAccgagagagaaatagagagacagagagagagagatgggaaacCTGCAGGGAGATGAGACGGGCTagagcagaagcagagaaagcagccAAGTTCTCAATGGTGCAGCCACCCTGGGGATGACACACCTCTGccagggcagggaaggaaggggaaaaagaaagaaaaatagaatgattCCCTGTCTCCACACCTGGTGTCCCAAGGCTCTGGGGGTTCTGCCAAGAGACAAGGAAGTACAGTGGTTGGACACAGACTTTGGTGCAGGCTTGTTTCTGATGCCCAGCTCCATCGCTTGCAAACTGTGGGACCTGCGCAAGTCCCTTTAACTTGCTAAACTTCAATTGCTCTGATGGAAAATGAGACTGATAATAAATATACATAGAGTCGTTGTTGTGAAGATTATTGGAGATGTCTTATAAAGAGAGTGCTTAGGATGGACTGTTACACACTAAGTGCTCCATAGATGCTAATTTTATCATtatagtttttgttattattattatcaaatagtgcaactatatttttttaatatttgacaaTTCCTCCCACCCACACTTTTCCCTTCCCCATGCTCCTtagtcctttattttattttatttattttattttttattgtaacatagttgattgtacatatctgaggCGCATAAAGTTGAATATCATTAcatgtgtgcaatacgtgatgctcagaTCGGGGTagttagtatgttcaacattatacaacgtAATCGttcttcatggccctttaccaattcctcctttacctcccgcccccttcccacctctagtaacttagctctgttctctccttttggaagctcaacctattattgtgattgttgtatctttctttcctttttaatttatttgtttattttttagctcccacttatgagtggggacatactgtatttctctttctgtgcctggcttattttacttagaaatcctcaaggaagttctCCATCttagaatccaaaaaacaataatcactaacataaatacacaagaaagaataaaacccactggtagaacaaaaatgcaaatgagaaagagagagaaactatattttaccacctccaaaacccaacaaacactgaagacaaacaataaaagggaaataaagaaacaaaagatatttaaaacatcaaaaggaaaatcaataaaaggccagaagtaagacaatactttcagtaacaaccttaaatgtaagtcgattaaattcctcaatcaaaagacacagattggccaattggattaaaaagttagacccatctatatgctgtctatgagagactcacctcacctgtaaagacacacacagactaatagtgaagggatggaaaaagatataccatgcaaatggaaacccaaaacaagcaggttTTATATAAGAATATAGATATTCTTATATCAGTTAAATTAGACTataaactgaaaacaataaaaagagacaaagaatgcccCTTAGTCCTTCTTCCCAATAAAGCAGCCAGATTATTCTGTACTCAGAAGAGAATGTGACAGCCAAATGTACAGAGAAGGGGTCTCTCTTCCCAGTTTTAAGTTTCAAAAGCCCAGGCCCTTAGAGAAATTGAAAAAATTCATAGCACAGACAAGAGTCGAGTGAGAGTAATATTCACCTTCCTTGTCATACTAGGAAAAAAACCCTTCAGCCTGCGGAGATAGGAGATATGAAGAAAAAGTAC of Cynocephalus volans isolate mCynVol1 chromosome 4, mCynVol1.pri, whole genome shotgun sequence contains these proteins:
- the SMIM35 gene encoding small integral membrane protein 35, translating into MELGIRNKPAPKSVSNHCEDSLSTLGLILGVGLLLLLVSFLGYSLAKWYQRGYCWEGPNFVFNLYQIRNLKELEMGPPFTISGDISSAHGGYMKFSNGLV